Proteins encoded in a region of the Mixophyes fleayi isolate aMixFle1 chromosome 5, aMixFle1.hap1, whole genome shotgun sequence genome:
- the MTDH gene encoding protein LYRIC isoform X2 gives MSSGWQEAAAQQAEEVSARLRQLLTTGLGLLRTELGLELGLQPQKYPSWVFLAVPIFLVVLFLLLLVCAAGRGSPSKKRVTQTEREPSDVQNRAPVPIKIVKVEEVKKKSKKKPPEKAKPNGRPAKLSEEEVITTVKKDSPKQPLDAEKKNEKMKKNKKKPKSDIKQTQQSPNQDKKEAEEGNWETKISNKEKRQQRKRDKGADSDVILPETTMSLGETFTLASSHSANIRKSKGPSEVSAMNGSGWNEKPAKVISSQLVEDKWVPPPASAGKKKAEPCTWNQGAGDTNGKVWSAPWSERSIFPGIAPWSTVEARMNSSEQRPPTFSTISPTFSTNAVSAVTSDPVPQPSASDNQWEAAATEPSLDDEWSGLSELGSDWNAPAEEWGNYGEEEPESAPQTEEPEQEVSKVSDDEKERDESAAQSSVGSKTKKKKKKKKKQGEESGSPVQEGEGIRDTVDDYKEDFTPAPAPPVIHTVFGKSNESKEAVQETPLHTVFIESSVSVMHNISEKSPSQVQQPKEASTSVTKQNNVPPPLQAKSEESWESPKQVKKKKKARRET, from the exons ATGAGCTCCGGCTGGCAGGAGGCGGCGGCCCAGCAGGCCGAGGAAGTGTCTGCCCGGCTGAGACAGCTGCTGACCACGGGGCTGGGCCTCCTCCGTACCGAGCTGGGCCTAGAGCTAGGCCTGCAGCCTCAGAAGTACCCGTCATGGGTGTTCCTGGCTGTCCCCATCTTCCTGGTGGTCCTCTTCCTCCTGCTGCTGGTCTGTGCCGCAGGTAGGGGCTCCCCCAGCAAGAAGCGGgtgacacagactgagagagaacCCAGTGACGTCCAGAACAGGGCTCCTGTGCCCATCAAGATTGTCAAAGTAGAAGAGGTGAAGAAGAAGAGCAAGAAAAAGCCTCCTGAGAAGGCCAAG ccaaACGGTCGGCCTGCAAAGCTGTCTGAGGAAGAGGTGATTACTACAGTTAAGAAGGACAGTCCAAAGCAGCCACTTGATGCTGAGAAGAAGAATGAGAAG ATGAAGAAGAATAAAAAGAAACCAAAGTCTGATATAAAACAAACACAACAGTCACCCAACCAAGATAAGAAGGAAGCCGAAGAAG GAAACTGGGAAACTAAAATCAGCAACAAGGAAAAGAGACAACAACGCAAACGTGACAAAGGTGCAGACTCTGATGTAATCCTCCCTGAGACTACAATGTCACTGGGTGAAACATTTACACTGGCATCATCCCATTCTGCAAACATTCGAAAATCTAAAG GCCCAAGTGAAGTCTCTGCCATGAATGGAAGTGGTTGGAATGAGAAGCCTGCAAAAGTGATTTCCTCCCAGCTTGTAGAAGACAAGTGGGTGCCCCCTCCTGCATCAGCAGGAAAGAAGAAAGCAGAGCCTTGTACCTGGAATCAGGGTGCTGGGGACACCAATGGAAAGGTCTGGAGCGCACCATGGAGCGAGCGGTCAATCTTCCCTGGAATAG CTCCGTGGTCAACTGTAGAAGCCAGGATGAATTCATCAGAACAGAGGCCACCAACCTTTTCCACCATTTCACCAACATTTTCCACCAATGCTGTGTCTG CTGTCACCAGTGATCCTGTTCCTCAACCAAGTGCATCTGATAACCAGTGGGAAGCCGCGGCTACTGAGCCCAGCCTTGATGATGAGTGGTCTGGTCTAA GTGAACTTGGTTCTGACTGGAATGCACCAGCAGAGGAATGGGGAAACTACGGGGAAGAGGAACCAGAGTCGGCTCCACAGACTGAGGAACCTGAGCAAGAAGTTTCAAAG GTTTCCGATGATGAAAAAGAGAGAGATGAAAGTGCTGCTCAAAGTTCAGTCGGCAGCAAAaccaagaagaagaagaaaaagaagaagaagcaggGAGAGGAGTCTGGTTCTCCCGTACAG GAAGGAGAAGGCATAAGGGATACAGTGGATGATTATAAAGAGGATTTCACCCCAGCTCCTGCACCACCAGTAATTCACACAGTATTTGGAAAAAGTAATGAATCAAAAGAG GCTGTGCAGGAAACACCTCTGCATACTGTATTTATCGAGTCCTCGGTGTCTGTGATGCATAACATTTCTGAGAAGAGTCCTTCCCAAGTGCAGCAGCCAAAGGAGGCCAGTACTTCTGTTACTAAGCAGAACAATGTGCCTCCACCATTACAAG CTAAGTCCGAAGAGAGCTGGGAATCCCCAAAACaagtgaaaaagaagaaaaaggccaGAAGAGAAACGTGA
- the MTDH gene encoding protein LYRIC isoform X1: MSSGWQEAAAQQAEEVSARLRQLLTTGLGLLRTELGLELGLQPQKYPSWVFLAVPIFLVVLFLLLLVCAAGRGSPSKKRVTQTEREPSDVQNRAPVPIKIVKVEEVKKKSKKKPPEKAKPNGRPAKLSEEEVITTVKKDSPKQPLDAEKKNEKMKKNKKKPKSDIKQTQQSPNQDKKEAEEGNWETKISNKEKRQQRKRDKGADSDVILPETTMSLGETFTLASSHSANIRKSKGPSEVSAMNGSGWNEKPAKVISSQLVEDKWVPPPASAGKKKAEPCTWNQGAGDTNGKVWSAPWSERSIFPGIAPWSTVEARMNSSEQRPPTFSTISPTFSTNAVSAVTSDPVPQPSASDNQWEAAATEPSLDDEWSGLNGLNSGELGSDWNAPAEEWGNYGEEEPESAPQTEEPEQEVSKVSDDEKERDESAAQSSVGSKTKKKKKKKKKQGEESGSPVQEGEGIRDTVDDYKEDFTPAPAPPVIHTVFGKSNESKEAVQETPLHTVFIESSVSVMHNISEKSPSQVQQPKEASTSVTKQNNVPPPLQAKSEESWESPKQVKKKKKARRET; the protein is encoded by the exons ATGAGCTCCGGCTGGCAGGAGGCGGCGGCCCAGCAGGCCGAGGAAGTGTCTGCCCGGCTGAGACAGCTGCTGACCACGGGGCTGGGCCTCCTCCGTACCGAGCTGGGCCTAGAGCTAGGCCTGCAGCCTCAGAAGTACCCGTCATGGGTGTTCCTGGCTGTCCCCATCTTCCTGGTGGTCCTCTTCCTCCTGCTGCTGGTCTGTGCCGCAGGTAGGGGCTCCCCCAGCAAGAAGCGGgtgacacagactgagagagaacCCAGTGACGTCCAGAACAGGGCTCCTGTGCCCATCAAGATTGTCAAAGTAGAAGAGGTGAAGAAGAAGAGCAAGAAAAAGCCTCCTGAGAAGGCCAAG ccaaACGGTCGGCCTGCAAAGCTGTCTGAGGAAGAGGTGATTACTACAGTTAAGAAGGACAGTCCAAAGCAGCCACTTGATGCTGAGAAGAAGAATGAGAAG ATGAAGAAGAATAAAAAGAAACCAAAGTCTGATATAAAACAAACACAACAGTCACCCAACCAAGATAAGAAGGAAGCCGAAGAAG GAAACTGGGAAACTAAAATCAGCAACAAGGAAAAGAGACAACAACGCAAACGTGACAAAGGTGCAGACTCTGATGTAATCCTCCCTGAGACTACAATGTCACTGGGTGAAACATTTACACTGGCATCATCCCATTCTGCAAACATTCGAAAATCTAAAG GCCCAAGTGAAGTCTCTGCCATGAATGGAAGTGGTTGGAATGAGAAGCCTGCAAAAGTGATTTCCTCCCAGCTTGTAGAAGACAAGTGGGTGCCCCCTCCTGCATCAGCAGGAAAGAAGAAAGCAGAGCCTTGTACCTGGAATCAGGGTGCTGGGGACACCAATGGAAAGGTCTGGAGCGCACCATGGAGCGAGCGGTCAATCTTCCCTGGAATAG CTCCGTGGTCAACTGTAGAAGCCAGGATGAATTCATCAGAACAGAGGCCACCAACCTTTTCCACCATTTCACCAACATTTTCCACCAATGCTGTGTCTG CTGTCACCAGTGATCCTGTTCCTCAACCAAGTGCATCTGATAACCAGTGGGAAGCCGCGGCTACTGAGCCCAGCCTTGATGATGAGTGGTCTGGTCTAA ATGGCCTTAATTCAGGTGAACTTGGTTCTGACTGGAATGCACCAGCAGAGGAATGGGGAAACTACGGGGAAGAGGAACCAGAGTCGGCTCCACAGACTGAGGAACCTGAGCAAGAAGTTTCAAAG GTTTCCGATGATGAAAAAGAGAGAGATGAAAGTGCTGCTCAAAGTTCAGTCGGCAGCAAAaccaagaagaagaagaaaaagaagaagaagcaggGAGAGGAGTCTGGTTCTCCCGTACAG GAAGGAGAAGGCATAAGGGATACAGTGGATGATTATAAAGAGGATTTCACCCCAGCTCCTGCACCACCAGTAATTCACACAGTATTTGGAAAAAGTAATGAATCAAAAGAG GCTGTGCAGGAAACACCTCTGCATACTGTATTTATCGAGTCCTCGGTGTCTGTGATGCATAACATTTCTGAGAAGAGTCCTTCCCAAGTGCAGCAGCCAAAGGAGGCCAGTACTTCTGTTACTAAGCAGAACAATGTGCCTCCACCATTACAAG CTAAGTCCGAAGAGAGCTGGGAATCCCCAAAACaagtgaaaaagaagaaaaaggccaGAAGAGAAACGTGA